One genomic segment of Melitaea cinxia chromosome 19, ilMelCinx1.1, whole genome shotgun sequence includes these proteins:
- the LOC123662827 gene encoding extensin-2 has protein sequence MVRGATSVLTIALAWACIVRASVLVPTYVLPPDSFVRDQRSLGPRPDSDPAESQRTVKRLIGGHMKIKSEKEFGKSQNSIDSDTKSDSGKFAGVVVPELSGGTVGWNQGIWDDGMLMSSAGEGKGSNGKMKEDDEDKKTLSDQVAEGKYGLIQNEIFSKAPKRPGILSYEPNSETRSKDNLQNLGGLKKDEIWLAEDHLLVLKGGSFPERTKEAENRPWPPIDSYEAPKRQVKLPQKPKIPPPFPVRLSDDGPLIFLTPNGSIPAPIYPPFPTGEGEGPLPPPPFIFPDGEIYSPGDNQRNSTTGEAPLPSPPFPFLPGNASEGAFPYFTSINGSFPEGFPPGAAFLPPPSNQTDLYDEDDPSIYYPPPYNFSYHTDYKSNVPAGPLVPGIILPPPPDFFAPLEEKSNTETNKPAGTISNTNTRSKSTPKRPLSTPAVHRGKYKTRPTTTETTTTTDLPTTTSIPEIEIVTTPKRRKPQRVIPIPPRNPVRVHNLPDEIVTKPKTEKTVYKTRTKLTSKPLTVSVLYDYPDPIYDNKTPTTTEKPYIIYKVQQKTPIEVAKDVTSTSVPLRAYYTQNDEPTTKLQPVYNNRRPNEDAIASFYFFDEQPKSSPAPETYFDGRNYYKTVPSQPSNTQNQNYNSQGGFSPSVDVAYGSYDQNDALFLWPQKHGPRTLTQEYFSVQNPRQQIYVQQAKQRPDPFYQQIADIQQTIELYTTKRPKGHSHRAHSHKQKPINARPVYQFSYDTKPRPEKLTFRAPKLDPEPFRPMVSYSKPFNLENEFNAISPTVSSGYQQQYLVENLQVTTESPTSSRYYPKNKLRDEDYEDVIYNKEASPQININHIPVQTVKPVLYVNKYPSTTPNPISHGYYTKQDEKYFDDITKNSFDVFGQKLEDGTHDINGLAVTPPIGTAKAPVDNNLNQYAYEIVDLQNPNAPTLHKDTFVNDRLPRPDINPYSETMRQGSPNAELVQQTNPPSLQHDTDVNNKNPRPEIDPDSEFIPIPNPNSGHRKAQQYRVQTQVQRPQYTGEQYDLNGPSLADDTAVNYKRPLPPLNPDAEWIQPVNAAGEGRPGSYVSYRLPGEGAHVYFLTPQAAQATRQRYRSPGYGR, from the coding sequence ATGGTGAGAGGGGCGACGTCAGTGCTGACGATAGCGCTGGCATGGGCGTGCATCGTTCGCGCCAGCGTCCTTGTGCCCACCTACGTGTTGCCGCCCGACTCGTTCGTGCGCGATCAACGCTCCCTCGGCCCACGGCCCGACAGCGACCCCGCCGAGTCCCAGCGGACAGTTAAACGTTTAATCGGCGGTCACATGAAGATTAAGTCGGAGAAAGAGTTCGGAAAATCCCAAAATTCTATTGACTCGGACACAAAAAGTGACAGTGGTAAATTTGCAGGAGTGGTTGTGCCGGAACTGTCGGGCGGGACCGTAGGATGGAATCAAGGTATCTGGGACGACGGCATGCTCATGTCGAGCGCCGGCGAAGGAAAGGGATCCAACGGAAAAATGAAAGAAGACGATGAAGACAAAAAGACGTTATCGGATCAGGTGGCTGAAGGAAAATATGGGTTAATACAAAATGAGATATTTTCTAAGGCTCCTAAGCGCCCGGGAATTTTAAGTTATGAACCTAACTCTGAAACTCGTTCCAAAGATAATCTACAAAATCTTGGCGGTCTTAAGAAAGACGAAATTTGGCTTGCAGAGGATCATTTGCTAGTTTTAAAAGGAGGTTCATTCCCAGAACGTACAAAAGAAGCCGAAAATAGGCCTTGGCCACCTATCGATAGCTATGAGGCGCCTAAAAGGCAAGTAAAACTACCGCAGAAACCTAAAATACCACCGCCCTTTCCAGTACGTCTCTCCGACGACGGACCCCTTATCTTCCTTACGCCAAACGGCAGTATCCCTGCGCCCATTTACCCACCTTTCCCTACAGGAGAAGGCGAAGGCCCTCTACCTCCTCCGCCATTCATTTTCCCAGACGGAGAGATCTACTCCCCGGGTGATAATCAGAGAAACTCTACTACCGGGGAAGCGCCGTTGCCAAGTCCTCCGTTCCCATTCCTACCCGGGAATGCGAGCGAAGGAGCGTTCCCTTACTTCACATCCATAAACGGCTCTTTTCCAGAAGGTTTTCCTCCGGGAGCCGCATTTCTACCACCACCCAGCAACCAAACAGACCTGTACGACGAAGACGACCCTTCGATTTACTATCCGCCGCCATACAATTTTTCTTATCACACTGACTACAAGAGTAACGTACCAGCTGGACCGTTAGTGCCTGGAATAATACTACCTCCACCACCGGATTTCTTTGCGCCTCTCGAAGAGAAATCAAATACCGAGACCAATAAGCCTGCAGGAACTATTTCAAACACAAATACTAGATCAAAATCAACACCAAAAAGGCCTTTGTCAACACCAGCAGTTCACAGaggaaaatataaaacacgtcCGACAACTACTGAGACAACAACAACGACAGATTTACCTACAACAACTTCTATTCCTGAAATTGAAATCGTGACAACACCGAAACGTAGGAAACCTCAAAGAGTTATACCTATACCTCCTCGCAACCCCGTAAGAGTTCACAATCTTCCTGATGAAATTGTAACAAAACCAAAAACCGAAAAGACAGTTTACAAAACACGAACAAAACTTACATCTAAACCTCTCACTGTATCAGTGTTATATGATTATCCAGATcctatttatgataataaaactCCAACGACAACCGAAAAACCTTACATTATATATAAGGTACAACAGAAAACGCCTATAGAAGTCGCTAAAGATGTAACATCGACGTCGGTGCCGTTACGGGCTTATTACACTCAAAACGACGAACCTACTACTAAACTGCAACCTGTATATAATAACCGCAGGCCAAACGAAGATGCAATTGCATCCTTTTATTTCTTTGATGAGCAACCAAAAAGTTCACCAGCACCTGAAACTTATTTCGACGGAAGAAATTACTACAAAACTGTGCCTAGTCAACCATCTAACAcgcaaaatcaaaattacaattCTCAAGGTGGTTTCTCACCTTCAGTTGACGTTGCATACGGGTCGTACGATCAAAATGATGCTTTGTTCCTATGGCCTCAAAAACATGGTCCTCGAACACTCACTCAAGAATATTTCAGTGTTCAAAATCCTAGACAGCAAATTTACGTACAACAAGCAAAGCAGCGACCAGATCCGTTCTATCAACAAATAGCTGACATTCAGCAAACCATCGAACTGTATACCACAAAAAGACCGAAAGGACATTCACATAGAGCCCACTCACACAAACAAAAACCCATAAACGCTCGGCCTGTATATCAATTCAGCTACGATACAAAACCTAGACCAGAAAAATTAACGTTTAGAGCGCCGAAGCTTGACCCTGAACCATTTAGACCGATGGTCAGCTATAGTAAGCCATTTAATCTAGAAAATGAATTCAATGCTATATCTCCAACAGTGTCATCTGGATACCAGCAACAGTACTTAGTTGAAAATTTGCAAGTTACTACAGAGAGCCCAACGTCCTCAAGATATTATCCAAAAAACAAACTGAGAGATGAAGATTACGAAGACGTAATTTATAACAAAGAAGCGTCTCCGCAAATCAATATTAATCATATTCCAGTCCAAACGGTAAAACCCGTTCTTTACGTCAACAAGTATCCTAGTACAACGCCAAATCCTATCAGCCACGGTTACTACACGAAACAAGATGAAAAGTATTTTGACGATATAACAAAAAACTCTTTCGACGTATTCGGTCAAAAACTAGAAGACGGAACGCACGACATCAACGGTCTAGCCGTCACACCTCCAATAGGAACTGCAAAAGCACCGGTAGACAACAATCTCAATCAATACGCCTACGAAATCGTCGACCTGCAGAATCCGAACGCACCGACATTGCACAAGGACACGTTCGTAAACGATAGGCTGCCGCGGCCGGATATCAATCCTTACAGCGAAACCATGCGACAAGGATCACCGAACGCCGAGCTTGTTCAGCAGACGAATCCACCGTCACTGCAACACGACACAGACGTAAACAACAAAAACCCACGGCCGGAGATAGATCCTGACAGCGAGTTCATACCCATACCGAACCCGAATTCCGGCCACAGGAAAGCTCAACAGTACAGAGTACAAACGCAGGTACAACGGCCTCAGTATACTGGTGAACAGTATGACTTGAATGGACCGTCATTGGCCGACGACACGGCCGTGAACTACAAACGGCCCTTGCCGCCTTTAAACCCGGACGCTGAATGGATACAGCCGGTCAACGCAGCCGGCGAGGGGAGACCGGGGTCGTACGTTTCGTATCGACTGCCCGGCGAAGGCGCTCACGTGTACTTCCTAACACCGCAAGCGGCACAGGCCACGCGACAGAGGTACAGATCACCCGGCTACGGACGGTGA